A window of Gimesia sp. genomic DNA:
CAGGCCTGGTCACAGCCGACGAATCAGCCGTTTACCGATTCGCAGGAGCGGAACCATTTTATTGAGAACCGTCGCGGCGTGTTGGGGCTGCCGTTCGGGAAGCATCGGATTCGGTTGCAGGCGGAAGGGAAGCCGGTGCGGGTGATTGGGGTGTTTGGTTATGATGGGCGGTAGGGACCACTAAGGGGGCGAAAAATACTACTGCGAAAGGCTTGGGTTTTTTTCTACCACGAAAAGCACGAAAGACACGAAAAGGGTTTCAGGCAGGAGTGCGTGTGAGAAAGTGGGTGGTATCGGATGTAATTCGGTATTGCCGGAGGCAACAGGAAATTGATAATAAATTGAACGACCATTTTTGATTCACGGTATGAAATAATATCAGACCGAGCAGCCCATGAAACGAATGTATAAAATTCGGCTACTGACAATGGAACTCTGTGTGGCATTGCTCTCAATAGTTTTCATCTGGGCTATGTTGTGGGGGTTGTATTATCTATTGATGCTGTGGTATGCGATTATTGATTTCTGCTACTGGATTGGATTCGAATACTTCAGTTTCAGGGTTTGATTTTATGAGGCATCGTGCTGCCGGATCTGATTCCGTGTTGATGCAGACGAAAAGTTGAGCGGGCTCTTCGATTCCTGTGCTCTCAATTGGGGATCACTGTTATGAATTGTTCTCGTGAGCTGTGACCTCTTGCTCGCTGCGCTCGGCACGGATTGCATCCGTGCCCACCCTCTAAGATGCTTGTCTGATCTGGTTCCATTGAGCGGGGAAATGAACTCGTTCGCCGTGAGGCGGGCGGGCACGTGGGCACCGCCCCTACGTTTGAGTTGAGGAGCGGTCTTTCTCAGTTGGGTGGTTTCTCTGTCAGTTTCCTGCTCGCTGCGCTCGGCCCGAATTTTATTCGGGCTTACCCGTTTCTGTTGCGTATGTTCAATCTCTGCAGTGCTTTATGTTCTTTTATGCCTGCTCGGTTTGATGAATAAATATCTTTTTATCAGAAACTGCGTTAGATTGGGGATGGTTGATCTAATGAACTGATACAGGATGTTTTGAATCGACCTGACTTGCGCGCGGAAGGGCCTTTGTTTTGACGAATCGTGATCTGGATGAGGAATATGTGGCGTTGATTGCCGGGAGCCAGCCTGTGTTGCGGGGGCTGCTGGTGGCGCTGATTCGTCGGGCGGCCGATGTGGATGATGTGCTGCAGGAGACGAATACCGTCCTGTGGCGGAAGCGGGATGAGTATGACCCGGAGCGGGTGTTTCTGCCCTGGGCGTGCCGGATTGCTCAGCTGCAGGCGCTGGCCTTTTTCAAGCGGGTGCGGAACGACGGTCAGGCGGTGCTGGAAGAATGGACGCTGGAGCAGATCGCGGCTGCGACGACGCGGCGGGCGATCGAGGCGAAATCGCATACGGAGGCGTTGACGCACTGTATGGAAAAGCTGCCGAGTTCGCATCGACAACTGGTGGAGAGCCGGTATCGGGATGCGGTACCCGTGAATCAGATCGCTGCGGATGAGGGGCGGTCGGCGGATGCGGTTTCGATGACCCTGTATCGCATTCGCAAAACACTGATGGAGTGCATCCAGAAGACGATGGCCCGGGAGGCGCAGACATGAATTCCCCCGACGATGCTTTGCGGAATGAACTGGCGCGGCTGACCAGCCGGTTGATGGCGGATGAGCTGACGACCGATGAGGATGCGCGGCTGACCGAGATATTAAATGATCATCCGGAGCTGATCGAAGAATACACGGACCAGCTGCACCTGGATCAGCTATTGAGCACGAAC
This region includes:
- a CDS encoding sigma-70 family RNA polymerase sigma factor; the encoded protein is MTNRDLDEEYVALIAGSQPVLRGLLVALIRRAADVDDVLQETNTVLWRKRDEYDPERVFLPWACRIAQLQALAFFKRVRNDGQAVLEEWTLEQIAAATTRRAIEAKSHTEALTHCMEKLPSSHRQLVESRYRDAVPVNQIAADEGRSADAVSMTLYRIRKTLMECIQKTMAREAQT